A genomic window from Solanum stenotomum isolate F172 chromosome 10, ASM1918654v1, whole genome shotgun sequence includes:
- the LOC125878461 gene encoding auxin-responsive protein SAUR36-like — protein MKKLLVRVLLHRRRKGRFFSRAISNLCKLGHFLKQSTKGLCFGRPNSGYIRVGQEPIAPKKVSVPKGHLAVYVGEKKDDTCRIMVPVIYFNHPLFAELLKDAEMVYGYNHSGGIQIPCRVSEFENVKSRIAATGGGGNSRGELRWRHK, from the coding sequence ATGAAGAAATTGCTAGTAAGAGTTTTACTTCACCGGAGAAGAAAAGGAAGATTTTTCAGCAGAGCAATTTCAAACCTCTGCAAATTGGGACATTTTCTGAAACAGAGTACAAAAGGACTCTGTTTTGGGAGACCCAATTCGGGTTACATCCGGGTCGGGCAAGAACCGATTGCTCCAAAGAAGGTGAGTGTACCGAAGGGGCATTTAGCTGTGTACGTGGGTGAGAAGAAAGATGACACGTGTAGAATTATGGTGCCTGTGATTTACTTTAATCATCCTCTGTTTGCTGAATTGTTGAAGGATGCAGAGATGGTTTATGGGTATAATCATTCGGGTGGGATCCAAATACCGTGTCGGGTATCCGAATTTGAGAACGTGAAATCAAGAATCGCCGCCACGGGCGGTGGTGGAAACAGCCGTGGAGAGCTGAGGTGGAGGCACAAGTAG